One window of the Methanobrevibacter sp. TMH8 genome contains the following:
- the cfbD gene encoding Ni-sirohydrochlorin a,c-diamide reductive cyclase catalytic subunit — MHPRPSPIAASLYTLRDLNADVVIMHGPHGCCFRTGRLLESDGVRVLTTAMAENDFIFGASDKLEETLRKADEMFKPKLVGIVGTCASMIIGEDLKEAIDKVDTEAVVLPVESHGGFGEGDNTEGAIAVLEAATKYNVIPQEEADRQIKMLKLATETEKTRGMAKGEYIKPNFGDNKEEIAKIVVKSIKDGKKVAFVLNAKKETSYLFADVMNIDFDEINKKANKNNKPTIIANLDENIGLPRIRDHAKNIKKDLAKNNIAIDYITGGLDEYPITPRKAEEILKEKNFDLVIVAGVPHALKVEELDKNTETIAVTDGPRLVEPLRQLGYDHVVAELDAHSKTLGTEHIVDSDFGMMIRTVVGWD, encoded by the coding sequence ATGCATCCAAGACCAAGCCCAATAGCTGCTTCACTTTATACACTAAGAGATCTGAATGCTGATGTTGTTATAATGCATGGACCGCATGGTTGTTGTTTTAGAACAGGACGGCTGCTTGAAAGTGATGGAGTTCGAGTTTTAACAACAGCTATGGCTGAAAATGATTTTATATTTGGAGCTAGTGATAAACTAGAAGAAACACTAAGAAAAGCTGATGAAATGTTTAAACCAAAACTTGTTGGAATAGTTGGAACCTGTGCAAGTATGATAATTGGGGAAGACTTGAAGGAAGCTATAGATAAAGTAGATACAGAAGCTGTTGTTCTACCAGTAGAATCTCATGGTGGATTTGGAGAAGGAGATAACACAGAAGGTGCAATAGCTGTACTAGAAGCAGCTACCAAATACAATGTTATTCCACAAGAAGAAGCAGATAGACAAATTAAGATGCTGAAATTAGCTACAGAAACAGAGAAAACCAGAGGAATGGCAAAAGGAGAATATATTAAACCAAATTTTGGAGATAACAAAGAAGAAATAGCTAAAATAGTAGTAAAATCTATAAAAGATGGAAAAAAGGTTGCATTCGTGTTGAATGCAAAGAAAGAAACTAGCTATCTTTTTGCAGATGTTATGAATATTGATTTTGATGAAATAAACAAGAAAGCAAATAAAAACAACAAACCAACTATTATAGCTAATCTTGATGAAAATATAGGACTTCCAAGAATAAGAGATCATGCCAAAAATATAAAAAAAGACCTAGCTAAAAATAATATAGCTATTGATTATATAACTGGTGGTTTAGATGAATATCCTATTACCCCAAGAAAAGCTGAAGAAATTTTAAAAGAAAAGAATTTTGATCTTGTAATAGTAGCAGGAGTTCCACATGCACTGAAAGTCGAAGAACTCGACAAAAATACAGAAACAATAGCTGTAACAGACGGCCCACGATTAGTAGAACCACTTAGACAACTTGGTTATGACCATGTCGTAGCTGAGCTAGACGCTCATTCAAAAACCCTAGGAACAGAACATATAGTTGATTCTGACTTTGGAATGATGATAAGGACCGTTGTTGGTTGGGATTAA
- a CDS encoding pentapeptide repeat-containing protein: MKDYRKANLAGSDLRDMDLTNIDFRRANLANVNLSGSNIKNCDFTSANLRGANLNGTDLRATNLRGVDLSYTDLRNANLEGADLSGTKLHNANLEGSNLAKVYIRGTDIRGVDFSNVNLKDAIIKLIYDGKYKRVSSLV; encoded by the coding sequence ATGAAAGATTATAGGAAAGCTAATTTGGCAGGTTCTGATTTAAGAGATATGGATTTAACTAATATTGATTTTAGAAGAGCTAATTTAGCTAATGTAAATTTATCTGGAAGCAATATTAAAAATTGTGATTTCACATCAGCTAATCTTCGTGGAGCTAATTTAAATGGCACAGATTTGAGAGCAACTAATCTTCGTGGAGTTGATCTTAGCTATACTGATTTAAGAAATGCAAACTTAGAAGGAGCTGATCTTTCCGGAACAAAGTTACATAATGCTAATTTAGAAGGATCAAATTTAGCTAAAGTTTATATTCGCGGAACTGACATCCGTGGAGTTGATTTCAGTAATGTCAACTTGAAAGATGCTATTATTAAGCTTATTTATGATGGAAAATATAAAAGAGTTAGTAGTTTAGTTTAG
- the hisH gene encoding imidazole glycerol phosphate synthase subunit HisH, whose protein sequence is MITIIDYGSGNLRSISNGFSKIDVESNITNDPETIADAEYLVLPGVGAFGEAMKNIEPYKKLIIEHINDDKPFLGVCLGLQILLTSSEETPNVKGLDIFKGEVKRFSKENGLKVPHMGWNQVDMTLCEKSKACSIIDTVDKDYFYFVHSYYASPEDEDVISGITKYGFDVPAVLSENNVFATQFHPEKSGVPGLKILKNFVTINF, encoded by the coding sequence ATGATTACAATTATAGATTATGGGAGTGGAAATCTTAGAAGTATTTCTAATGGTTTTTCTAAGATTGATGTAGAGTCCAATATTACAAACGATCCTGAGACAATAGCTGATGCTGAATACCTAGTTTTACCTGGAGTAGGAGCATTTGGAGAAGCTATGAAAAATATTGAACCTTATAAAAAATTAATAATTGAACATATAAATGATGATAAGCCATTTTTAGGAGTATGTTTAGGGCTTCAAATATTATTAACAAGTAGTGAAGAAACTCCAAATGTTAAAGGGTTAGATATTTTCAAAGGAGAAGTTAAAAGGTTTTCAAAAGAAAATGGTCTTAAAGTTCCTCATATGGGATGGAATCAGGTTGATATGACTCTTTGTGAAAAATCAAAAGCTTGTTCTATTATAGATACAGTCGATAAAGACTATTTTTATTTTGTTCACTCCTACTATGCATCTCCAGAAGATGAAGATGTTATATCAGGTATTACAAAATATGGTTTTGATGTTCCAGCTGTTTTAAGTGAAAATAATGTATTTGCTACTCAGTTCCATCCAGAAAAAAGTGGAGTTCCTGGATTAAAAATACTTAAAAACTTCGTTACAATAAATTTTTAA
- a CDS encoding catalase, which yields MSNKKKLTTNKGIPVPNDQASITTGKGSSYVMLGDSHLTEKLAHFGRERIPERVVHAKGTGAYGYFEVTNDLSKYTRAKFLSEVGKKTDAFIRFSTVGGERGSADAKRDPRGTAMKFYTEEGNYDLVGNNTPIFFIRDTIKFPDFIHTQKRNPKNNLPDADMFWDFMSLTPESIHQATFLFTDRGTPMNFRHMHLFGSHTFMWYNEKNEYVWVKYHFKTAQGIENLTNDEAVKMCGENPDHAVEDLFEAIEEGNYPEWNVYVQIMTPEEAKEYKFDPFDVTKVWFHDDYPLIPLGKFVLNRNPENFFAEVEQAAFAPSNFVPGIGPSPDRLLQGRLFSYEDTQRHRLGPNHHQIPVNRAKNTEVNTYQRDSYMAVDGNGGSGPNYYPNSFNGPEPDETVTPPTIEVDAEINRHTRPTEDIDFFQTGELWRRVLSDEDKDHLVYNIQVHLGNAQERIQYRQCSLFYKADPEYGSRVAEAIGLDVSKVKELSEMTQEERVEATKQ from the coding sequence ATGTCAAATAAGAAAAAATTAACAACAAATAAAGGGATTCCAGTTCCAAATGACCAAGCATCCATTACTACAGGTAAGGGATCTAGCTATGTAATGTTAGGAGATTCTCATTTAACTGAGAAACTTGCGCATTTTGGTAGGGAAAGAATTCCTGAAAGAGTAGTACATGCGAAAGGAACTGGAGCCTATGGATACTTTGAGGTTACAAATGATCTTTCTAAATACACTAGAGCAAAATTTCTTTCTGAAGTTGGTAAAAAAACAGATGCATTCATAAGATTTTCAACTGTAGGGGGAGAAAGAGGTTCTGCTGATGCAAAAAGAGATCCACGTGGAACAGCTATGAAATTTTATACAGAAGAAGGTAATTATGATCTTGTTGGTAACAATACCCCTATATTTTTCATTAGAGATACAATAAAATTCCCAGATTTTATCCATACACAAAAAAGGAATCCTAAAAATAATTTACCTGATGCAGATATGTTTTGGGACTTTATGTCTTTAACTCCTGAGTCTATTCATCAAGCAACATTTTTGTTTACTGATAGAGGAACACCAATGAACTTTAGACATATGCATTTGTTTGGAAGTCATACATTTATGTGGTATAATGAAAAAAATGAATATGTTTGGGTGAAATATCATTTTAAAACAGCTCAAGGAATAGAAAATTTAACCAATGATGAAGCTGTTAAAATGTGTGGTGAAAATCCAGATCATGCAGTTGAAGATTTATTTGAAGCTATTGAAGAGGGAAACTATCCTGAATGGAATGTTTATGTTCAGATTATGACTCCTGAAGAAGCTAAAGAATATAAGTTTGATCCATTTGATGTAACAAAAGTATGGTTCCATGATGACTACCCACTAATCCCTCTTGGAAAGTTTGTATTAAACAGAAATCCAGAAAATTTCTTTGCTGAAGTTGAACAAGCAGCTTTTGCACCTTCTAACTTTGTTCCAGGTATTGGTCCTTCTCCAGATAGATTATTACAAGGAAGATTATTCTCTTATGAAGATACTCAAAGACATAGATTAGGTCCAAATCATCACCAAATTCCAGTAAACAGAGCAAAAAATACAGAAGTTAATACCTATCAAAGAGATAGCTATATGGCTGTTGATGGTAATGGTGGAAGTGGTCCTAACTACTATCCAAACTCATTTAATGGTCCAGAACCTGATGAAACAGTTACCCCACCAACCATAGAAGTAGATGCTGAAATCAACAGACATACTAGACCAACCGAAGACATTGACTTCTTCCAAACTGGTGAACTTTGGAGAAGAGTTTTATCTGATGAAGATAAAGATCATCTTGTATACAATATACAAGTACATTTAGGTAATGCTCAAGAAAGAATCCAATACAGGCAATGCTCTCTTTTTTACAAAGCAGACCCCGAATATGGTTCTCGTGTAGCTGAAGCTATTGGTCTTGATGTCAGTAAAGTCAAAGAATTATCTGAAATGACTCAAGAAGAAAGAGTAGAAGCTACAAAACAATGA
- a CDS encoding YbaN family protein, which yields MDTKRTLFFSLGVVLVGIGAVGVALPVLPTTPFIIAAAACFGKSSKRAEKWISNNRYFGSYIENYKNKQGVPIDVKRNSLIFLWIMLIISAFIINKPIMFIVLAVVGIGVSIHILLLKTKIEEKAE from the coding sequence ATGGATACTAAAAGAACACTTTTCTTTAGTTTAGGTGTAGTTTTAGTAGGCATAGGTGCTGTAGGAGTGGCTCTCCCAGTACTTCCTACTACTCCTTTTATTATAGCTGCAGCAGCATGCTTTGGAAAAAGTTCAAAAAGAGCTGAAAAATGGATATCTAATAATAGGTACTTTGGTAGCTATATAGAAAACTACAAAAATAAACAAGGCGTACCAATAGATGTTAAAAGAAATAGTTTAATATTCTTATGGATAATGTTGATTATTTCAGCTTTCATTATAAATAAGCCAATTATGTTTATTGTGCTAGCTGTTGTTGGAATCGGAGTTAGTATTCATATTTTACTTTTAAAAACAAAAATAGAAGAAAAAGCCGAATAA
- a CDS encoding DUF4240 domain-containing protein, protein MMDKNEFWELIQTSYKEADWETDKEMELLINKLSEYSQEDILRFGKIYDIYAKESYKKKLWAAAYVMNGGCSDDCFDYFRGWLISRGKEPYLNALINPDSLIDLDIPYEDDNFENELMLSVAQISFNKKIGTEEDINVYFERMKQFELDSDEILRIVAEISFDENIDAEWDEDDEESLKNLVPKLYDQYW, encoded by the coding sequence ATGATGGACAAAAATGAATTTTGGGAATTAATTCAAACATCTTATAAAGAGGCAGATTGGGAAACTGATAAAGAAATGGAACTTTTAATAAATAAGTTGTCTGAATATTCACAGGAAGATATATTAAGATTTGGAAAAATCTACGATATATATGCAAAAGAGTCTTATAAAAAAAAATTATGGGCCGCTGCATATGTAATGAATGGTGGTTGTTCAGATGATTGTTTCGATTATTTTAGAGGATGGTTAATATCAAGAGGAAAAGAACCTTATCTTAATGCATTGATTAATCCAGATTCTCTTATTGATTTAGATATACCTTATGAAGATGACAATTTTGAAAATGAGCTAATGCTGAGTGTAGCTCAAATATCTTTCAATAAAAAAATAGGAACAGAAGAAGATATAAATGTTTATTTTGAAAGAATGAAACAATTTGAACTAGATTCAGATGAAATACTCAGAATTGTAGCTGAAATATCTTTTGATGAGAATATTGATGCTGAATGGGATGAAGATGATGAAGAAAGTTTGAAAAATCTTGTTCCAAAATTATATGATCAGTATTGGTAG
- a CDS encoding GNAT family protein has translation MKSKSNPEYKLRKFKKQDVDSITKYANNKNIAKWLTNEFPHPYSKKDAGIFIDIVSKEDPIIVFAIEINGEAAGAIAVTPESENKNNESKEKHEKNKQHNTEIQDTKINICNKQAELGYWLGEKYWNKGIMTSVIKKMVNYGFETFDIDCIFATPFLENIVSQKVLKKVGFKNNSESKTIIKNSEAYEVFIFSIEKNQIIDI, from the coding sequence ATGAAATCAAAGAGCAATCCTGAATATAAACTAAGGAAATTCAAAAAACAAGATGTCGATAGCATAACTAAATATGCTAATAATAAGAATATAGCTAAATGGCTTACAAATGAATTTCCACATCCTTATTCAAAAAAAGATGCTGGAATTTTTATAGATATAGTTTCAAAAGAAGATCCTATCATTGTATTCGCCATTGAAATTAATGGAGAAGCTGCTGGTGCGATAGCTGTAACACCAGAAAGTGAAAATAAAAATAATGAGAGCAAAGAAAAACACGAAAAAAATAAACAACATAATACTGAGATTCAAGATACCAAAATAAATATATGCAATAAACAAGCTGAATTAGGATATTGGTTAGGTGAAAAATACTGGAACAAAGGAATTATGACATCTGTTATCAAAAAAATGGTTAATTATGGGTTTGAAACATTTGATATTGATTGTATATTTGCAACCCCATTTTTAGAAAATATAGTTTCTCAAAAAGTCCTTAAAAAAGTTGGTTTTAAAAATAATTCTGAATCCAAAACTATAATTAAAAATAGTGAAGCATATGAGGTCTTTATTTTTTCAATTGAAAAAAATCAAATAATAGATATTTAA
- a CDS encoding ZIP family metal transporter, with the protein MIPDYIFAGLWGGIGSIGLLIGSFVGYKYNISKKYIAIVTAFSSGILISALCFELLLESYHYGNIYTLSIGFITGVVGFTIIDTFINRLNTKKQAKSNIKDNKQIISENNSKNIGININNNTINSNDKNIHKYRIIKNRYKGYLNKYQIEGLTAFAAAILDGIPESIAIGLTYFIGGPISLALLISIFIANSFEGMSASSYMKLGGWNGKNIMGLWISVLILAFTSAMLSYIIFSHTDQHILSGALAMSAGAILAMIADTMLPEAFSETREYTGLLMAIGFLISFTLSQLTFG; encoded by the coding sequence ATGATTCCTGATTATATTTTCGCAGGATTATGGGGAGGTATTGGAAGTATCGGACTTCTAATTGGTAGTTTTGTTGGATATAAATATAATATATCTAAAAAATATATAGCAATTGTAACTGCTTTTAGTTCAGGAATATTAATATCCGCCCTTTGTTTTGAACTTCTTCTCGAATCTTATCATTATGGCAATATTTATACCCTGTCAATAGGATTTATTACAGGTGTTGTTGGATTTACTATAATTGATACATTTATAAATCGATTAAACACTAAAAAACAGGCTAAAAGTAATATTAAGGATAATAAACAGATTATATCTGAAAATAATAGTAAAAATATTGGCATTAATATCAATAATAACACAATTAATAGTAATGATAAGAATATCCATAAATATAGAATTATCAAAAATAGATACAAAGGCTACCTTAATAAATACCAAATTGAAGGATTAACTGCTTTTGCAGCTGCAATATTAGATGGGATTCCAGAATCAATAGCTATTGGATTAACATATTTTATAGGAGGACCAATAAGTTTAGCTCTGTTAATTTCAATTTTTATTGCAAACTCATTTGAAGGAATGTCAGCTTCATCCTATATGAAATTAGGCGGATGGAATGGGAAAAATATAATGGGTCTCTGGATTTCTGTTTTAATACTAGCATTTACATCAGCAATGTTAAGTTATATCATATTCTCCCATACTGATCAACACATATTATCCGGCGCATTAGCAATGTCAGCTGGTGCAATTCTAGCTATGATAGCCGATACTATGTTACCAGAAGCTTTTTCTGAAACAAGAGAATATACTGGTCTTTTAATGGCCATAGGATTCTTGATATCATTTACTTTATCACAATTAACATTCGGTTAA
- a CDS encoding class I SAM-dependent methyltransferase produces the protein MKDVANQFNKIAEKYDSQRKKLIPVFDDFYGIAINSVKIEDPIPNVLEIGTGTGLFTEMFLKKYPNAEMDLVDISENMLDVAKERFQTNTNLNFYLEDITKFEVEEDKQYDAIISSLAIHHLSNPEKEKLYHKIGEWIKPEGIFVNAEMIAGETKYLDKMYQENEKEMTKKAGLDNESEKKAFERMHLDMKVPASTQLKWLEDAGFSHVDCIYKAYSFGVLWAKK, from the coding sequence ATGAAAGATGTAGCTAATCAGTTTAATAAAATAGCTGAAAAATATGATTCTCAAAGAAAAAAATTAATCCCAGTTTTTGATGATTTTTATGGAATAGCTATTAATAGTGTTAAAATTGAAGACCCTATCCCAAATGTTCTTGAAATAGGAACTGGTACTGGATTATTTACAGAAATGTTTCTTAAAAAGTATCCGAATGCAGAAATGGATCTTGTAGACATTTCTGAAAATATGTTAGATGTGGCTAAAGAACGTTTTCAAACAAACACTAACCTTAATTTTTACTTAGAAGATATCACTAAATTTGAAGTAGAAGAGGATAAGCAATACGATGCAATTATCTCATCATTAGCTATTCATCACTTATCAAATCCAGAAAAAGAAAAATTATACCATAAAATAGGTGAATGGATAAAACCAGAAGGAATATTTGTAAATGCAGAAATGATAGCTGGTGAAACAAAATATCTTGATAAAATGTATCAAGAAAATGAAAAAGAAATGACTAAAAAAGCAGGACTTGATAACGAAAGTGAAAAAAAAGCTTTTGAAAGAATGCACCTTGATATGAAAGTTCCAGCAAGTACACAATTAAAATGGCTAGAAGATGCTGGATTTTCCCATGTTGACTGTATTTACAAAGCATATAGTTTTGGTGTTTTATGGGCTAAAAAATAA
- a CDS encoding redox-regulated ATPase YchF, with product MLQIAVTGKPNVGKSSFFNSATTSTVEMADYPFTTIDANKAIANVVKPCPCVDLELTCNPRNSECIDGKRYIHVELIDVAGLVPGAHEGRGLGNKFLDDLRQAKVFIHVIDASGSTDEEGRPVDPGTHDPLEDIEFLEYEIVMWMYGILSKNWSRLIRKIEAEKLDVAKVIYEQMSGTGVTLEDVIEAKRGANPDYQKWEKEDLIELVTNLRRIAKPMLIVANKADLPTSEENIKRIKEKYPDVIPASADSELALVNAAKAGLINYNSGDSDFEIVDEEKLNKNQLNALNYIKENVLMKYGSTGVQKALNTAVFELLNMIVVYPVEDEHKFTDNNGNVLPDPILIRLGSNPRNLAYVVHTDIGDKFMHAINARKNMRVASDYELCDGDIISIITS from the coding sequence ATGCTTCAAATCGCAGTTACAGGAAAACCAAATGTAGGAAAATCTTCATTCTTTAATTCAGCTACAACTTCTACTGTAGAAATGGCCGATTACCCTTTCACAACAATAGATGCTAATAAAGCTATTGCAAATGTCGTAAAACCATGTCCTTGTGTTGACTTAGAACTCACATGCAATCCAAGAAATTCTGAATGTATAGATGGAAAAAGATATATTCATGTGGAATTAATTGATGTAGCTGGACTTGTTCCAGGAGCTCATGAAGGTCGAGGCCTTGGAAATAAGTTTTTGGATGATTTAAGACAAGCTAAAGTTTTTATTCATGTTATTGATGCTTCAGGTTCTACTGATGAGGAAGGTCGTCCAGTTGATCCTGGTACTCATGATCCTTTGGAAGATATTGAGTTTCTTGAATATGAGATTGTAATGTGGATGTATGGAATTTTAAGCAAAAATTGGAGTAGGCTCATTAGGAAAATAGAAGCTGAAAAATTAGATGTAGCTAAAGTTATATATGAACAAATGTCTGGGACTGGTGTAACTCTTGAAGATGTGATTGAAGCAAAAAGAGGAGCAAATCCAGATTATCAAAAATGGGAAAAAGAAGATTTAATTGAACTAGTTACAAATCTTAGAAGAATAGCTAAGCCAATGTTGATTGTAGCTAATAAAGCTGATCTTCCAACTTCTGAAGAGAATATAAAAAGAATTAAAGAAAAATATCCAGATGTTATTCCAGCTTCAGCTGACAGTGAACTTGCATTGGTTAATGCAGCTAAAGCAGGTCTTATTAATTATAACTCAGGAGATTCTGATTTTGAGATAGTTGATGAGGAAAAATTGAATAAAAATCAACTCAATGCTTTGAATTACATTAAAGAAAATGTACTTATGAAATATGGTAGTACTGGTGTTCAAAAAGCTTTAAATACAGCAGTATTTGAATTACTTAATATGATTGTTGTCTATCCTGTTGAAGACGAGCATAAATTCACAGATAATAATGGTAATGTTCTTCCAGATCCAATTCTCATTAGATTAGGATCTAATCCAAGAAATCTTGCTTATGTTGTACATACAGATATTGGTGACAAATTTATGCATGCTATTAATGCAAGAAAAAATATGCGTGTAGCTAGTGATTATGAACTATGTGATGGAGATATTATCAGTATTATTACTAGCTAA
- a CDS encoding sulfite exporter TauE/SafE family protein: MFDFNLIFIPLFGFLVGFLVSTLGGGGGGFYVPILTLVFGVPPHIAVATSLASVLPTTAAGAFSHYREGNVNIRLGLILGIGGIFGTLIGTYIANLIPSLLLEKILGIFVLIMLIPMLKSFIQRYKEQKEREKEREKEKSNENIEDMENTYNIENTEKIVEINGFKKVIASFFGFAGGILAGIFGISGTPPVTAGLYSLGLPAIMVVGTTIFVLIFNSLAGIGGYFVLGKLDIPLILLLSSGSIIGAFLGPKSLKKIDPKIIEKVYGPILISISLVMGLGLLLA; the protein is encoded by the coding sequence ATGTTTGATTTTAATTTAATTTTTATTCCCCTTTTCGGATTTTTAGTTGGATTTTTAGTGTCTACTTTAGGTGGAGGAGGAGGTGGATTTTATGTACCAATTTTAACACTTGTTTTTGGTGTTCCTCCACATATAGCTGTTGCTACATCTTTAGCATCAGTTTTGCCTACAACAGCTGCAGGTGCATTTAGCCATTATCGTGAAGGTAATGTAAATATTCGTTTAGGTTTAATCTTGGGAATTGGGGGTATATTTGGTACATTAATAGGAACATACATTGCAAATCTAATCCCTTCACTTCTTCTTGAAAAAATTTTAGGTATTTTTGTATTGATAATGTTAATTCCAATGCTTAAAAGTTTTATACAAAGATATAAAGAACAAAAAGAAAGAGAAAAAGAAAGAGAAAAAGAAAAATCAAATGAAAATATAGAGGATATGGAGAATACATATAATATAGAGAATACAGAAAAAATTGTAGAAATAAATGGATTCAAAAAAGTTATTGCTTCTTTTTTTGGATTTGCAGGTGGAATATTAGCTGGAATTTTTGGAATAAGTGGAACACCACCTGTTACTGCAGGACTTTATAGTTTAGGTTTACCTGCTATAATGGTTGTAGGTACAACTATATTTGTGCTTATATTCAATTCTTTAGCTGGTATTGGAGGTTATTTTGTACTAGGAAAATTAGATATACCTTTAATACTCCTTCTTTCTAGTGGATCAATTATAGGTGCATTTTTAGGACCTAAATCTCTTAAAAAAATTGATCCGAAGATTATTGAGAAAGTATATGGTCCTATACTTATATCTATAAGTCTTGTTATGGGATTAGGATTGTTACTTGCATAA